CGTCCAGGGCGAGGCCGCCGCCGCCCAGATCGCCGCCGCCATCCGCGGCTTCGGCGCGCTGCCGGAGGCGGGCGAGGTGCCGCGGCCGGACGTGCTGATCGTTGCCCGCGGCGGCGGCTCGCTCGAGGACCTGATGGCCTTCAACGACGAGGAGGTGGTCCGCGCCGCCGCGTCCTGCCCCATCCCGCTGATCTCCGCCGTCGGCCACGAGACCGACACGACGCTGATCGACTTCGCCTCCGACCGCCGCGCCCCCACCCCCACCGCCGCCGCCGAACTCGCCGTGCCCGACCGCATGGCGCTGGCCGCCGATCTCGCCCAGAGCGGCGCGCGGCTGACCGGCGCGCTCACCCGCGTCACCCAGTCGGTCCGCCTGCGGCTCGACCGCGCCGCCGCCGCCCTGCCCGACCTGCCCTCGATGATCGGCACCGCCCGCCAGCGGCTGGATGATCGCGGCGAGCGCCTCGCCCTCGCCCTGCCCCGCCTCGTCGCCGCGAAGCGCGCCCAGGCGCGGGAAGTCGCCGCCCGCCTCGTGCATCCGCGCGAGATCATCGCCGCCCGCCGCCACAGCCTCGCCCTGCTCGGCCAGCGCCTCGCCGCCCCGGCCCCCGGCCTGCTGCGGGAGAACCGGCTCCGCCTCGGCGCGCTCGCCGCCCGCCTCGAAGCCCTGTCCTATCACGCGACACTGGCGCGCGGCTTCGTGATGGTGGCGACCCCGTCCGGCGATCCCGTCACCACGCGGCGCGACGCCGGATCGAAACGCCACCTCGTGCTGCATTTCGGCGACGGCACGCTCGGCGTCCGTCCCGAAGCCGACCGCGCGCCGCCGGCGCAGACCAGCCTCGATCTCTGATCCGGCCGGATATCAGGAGGCTGTCGGCGCCACCGGCAGCAGCGGCCCGGCGAAGACGATCGGCATGTCCGGCTTGCCGGTGGGCGAGCCGCCGGGCGGCTCCACCGTCACCGCGATCAGCGTATGCGCCCGGCGCAGCCGCGCCGGCACGTCGTTGGCCGGCAGCCTTGTCGCCCCCGCCTGCACGAAGCCGATCGGCACCGGCGCCTCGCCCTGGCCGACCGCCCAGAGCTGCCAGACCTTGCCCGCCGGCGGCGCCGCATGCCCCACCGGCGCGATGTTCAGCGCGCCGTTCGTCTTCATCGCCACGGTGAACACCGGGCCCGACTTCGCCGACAGCACCGCGACCATCGCCGGCCCCGGCGCCCCGCGCGGCAGCACGAGCAGCAGCGCCGCCGCCACCGCGCCGGCCAGGGCGATGCCCCGCCAGACGAACAGATTGTCCCAGATCTCCCGCAGCCGGTTGCGCCGCGCCGGCGCGGCCGCGCGCGGGCTCGTCGCGCGCTCGATCGCCGCCCACACAGCCGGCCCCGGCGCCACCGGCGGCACCGCGAGCGCCAGCGGCAGCAGCCGCTCCTCCCACGCCGCCACCTCGGCGGCCAGCGCCGGATCGCGCGCGCACGCGGCCTCGAACTCCCGCCGCTCCGCGCCGCGCAGCAGGCCCAGCACGTAAAGCCCCGCCCGGTCCGGCCCGTCGTCCGCCATCGACCCGCTCATCGCTCAAGACACCTTTTCAGCGCGCCGAGGGCCCGGGAAATCCAGCTCTTCACCGTGCCGAGCGGCGTGTCCGTGCGTTCGGCGATCTCGCTGTGCGAATACCCGTCGACAAACGACAGCACGACCGCGCGCCGCCAGTGTTCCGGCAGTTCGCCGAGGCAGGCGGCCAGCGCCCGCCCGTCCTCCACCGCCACCGGCATCTCCGCCGCGATATCGGGAATCTCGCCGCCATTCGCCGGCTGCCGCCGCTCGCTGTCGATCCGGTCGAGGGCGCGGTAGCGCACGATCCCGATCATCCAGGCCTTCGCCGATCCGCGCGCCCGGTCGAACCTGGCCGCATTCCGCCACACTTGCAGGAACGCCTCCTGCAAGACCTCCTCGGCCTGCGGCCGGTCGCGCAGCAACCGCAGCGCCACCCCCATCAGCATCGGCGACATGCGCCGGTAAAGCTCGCGCAGCGCGGCCGCGTCCTGCGCCTGGCAGGCCTCGACCAACCGGCCAAGCTCCTCATCCGCCGCAACCGCCCCACCGGGCGACGACGTCACCGTTCCGTATCCTGCGCCATCGAACATTGCTTATGGCATTACCGCCGCCGAGACAATCTGGATGCAGCCGCCGCGCCCGGCGCGGCGCCGCCGCCATCGGAACACAACTTTCGCGTGCATGACCGCCCTAGAAATGATAACATGACGCGCAATCCGCAGGGAGACGACGATTCCGCCCCGGCCCCGCCGCTACTGGCTCGAAACATTCTGCGGCGCCCTCGCCCTGGCCGCCGCCCGGGTTCTGCGCGCCCCCCATCCGAAGGCCACGCGGGATGCCGCCGGCTATGTCCCGCATCCCTTCCGCAACGGCGCGCGCTGCGCGACCTGCGCCAATTTCCGCGCCGCCGGCGCCGCCTGCCGGCGGGTGCGCGGCGCGGTGGCGCCGGCCGGCTTCTGCAATTTCTACACCCCGCGCCGCCGCCTGTCCTAGCGCCCCCGCCCTCGGGCGCGGATTGGGGTGGACCGCGCCGCCGAGATGGTCCACAAGGCAGCGGATGGAGACCCGCATCGAGCGTCTGTGCGTGGCAAACGGGCTCAGGATGACCGGCCCGCGGCGCGTCATCGCGCGCGTGCTGTCCGAGGTGAACGGCCACCCCGATGTCGACGAACTGCACCGCCTCGCCCACCGCCTCGACCCGCGGATCTCGCTTGCCACCGTCTACCGCACGGTGCGCCTGTTCGAGCAGCACGGCATCCTCGAGCGCCGCAGCCTCGGCAGCCGCCGCGCGCGCTACGAGATGTCGGGCGAGCACGACCATTTTCACCTGGTCGACCAGGACAGCGGCCAGGTGATCGAATTCGACGAGCCGGAGACCGAACTTCTCATGCGCAAGGTGGCCGCCCGCCACGGGTTCGAACTCGTTTCCCTCAAGATCGAGCTGTTCGGCCGCCGCCTCGGCACCGCCGCGCGCGCGCCGGAGCCCGCCGGCGAGGCGGCCGGACCATGACGGCCGAACGCCCGATGGACAGCCTGCTGGCCTTTCCGGAAATCCGGGTCGGCAATCTCGGCGTCCGCCTCGCCGCGACCGCGGCCGAGCTCGACGCCGCCCAGGCCCTTCGCTTCCGCATCTTCTACGACGAGCTCGGCGCCCATCCTGACGCCGCGACCCTCGCCTCCGGCCGCGACCAGGACGCCTTCGATGCGATCGCCGATCATCTCCTCGTGATCGATCACGACATCGCCGACGATGCCCGCGGCGTCGTCGGCACCTACCGGCTGATCCGGCAGGACGCCCTGCCCCAAGGCAGCCATTTCTATTCGGCCGACGAATACGACATCGCGCCGCTCGAACGCTTCTCCAGCCGCCTGCTCGAGCTCGGCCGCTCCTGCGTCGACCAGGCGCACCGCTCCCGCGCCGTCATGCAGCTGCTCTGGCGCGGCATCGCCGCCTATGTGTTCCAGCACGGGATCGAGCTGATGTTCGGCTGCGCCAGCCTGCACGGCACCGATCTCGACGATCTGGCGCCGGCGCTCTCCTACCTGCACGCCCACCACCTCGCCCCGGCGCACATCCGCCCGCGCGCGCTGGAGGCGCGCTATGTCGAGATGTGCCGCCTCGGCGCCGACGAATACGACGCCCGCCAGGTCCTCGCCGAGCTGCCGCCGCTGATCAAGGGCTATCTCCGCCTCGGCGGCTTCGTCGGCGACGGCGCGGTGATCGACTGGCAGTTCAACACGACGGACATAGCCGTCGTCGTGCAGACGGATCTTGTGACCGAAAAATATTACCGCCATTACGAGCGACAGTCCCGCTGACAAGCCGCCGGCGCCGCTGCCGGCCCGCACGCATGACGACTGCAAGGTGAATTCGACGACATGGCCGAAGACGACGACACGCCGATCCCCGAAAGCCTCCTGCCCTACGACGAATGGACCGAGGACGCGCTCCGCCTCGTGGTGCTGCGCGCGCTCGACCATGCGTCGCGCGAGGGCATGCCGGGCGAGCATCACTTCTACATCACCTTCGCCACCGCCCATCCCGGCGTGATCATGCCCGACCGGCTGCGCGCCCAGTATCCGGACGAGATGACCATCGTCCTGCAGCACCAGTACCGCGACCTGTCGGTAGATGCCGAGGCGCAGCGCTTCTCGGTCCGCCTCTCCTTCGGCGGCGTGCCGGCGACGCTCGACATCCCGCTCGACGCCATCACCGCCTTCGCCGACCCGGCGGTGCGCTTCGGCCTGCAATTCGCCGCCCGCGTCCCCGAAGCGCCGGAAGAAGCGCCCGCGGCCGCGCCCGAACCCGCGCCGCCGCCACCGGAGCAGGGCCCCGCCGAGGTCGTCAGCCTCGACGCCTTCCGCCGCCGCCCGCCCGCCAAAGACTGAGCCCGGAGAGCCGCCATGAACGCGATCACCAAGAAGACGCCCGATTTCGCCTTCAGCACCATGTTCCCCCTGGGCCATGACGACACGCCCTGGCGCAGGCTCGATCTCGGCGGCGTCGCCACCATCGAGGCGGCGGGCAGGACCATCCTGCGGATCGCCCCGGAAACCCTCTCCGCCCTCGCCTTCCAGGCGTTCCACGACGTCTCCCACCTGCTGCGCCCCGGCCATCTGCGCCAGCTCCGCGCGATCCTCGACGATCCCGAGGCCTCGGAGAACGACCGCTACGTGGCGATGGAATTCCTCAAGAACGCCAACATCGCCGCCGGCGGCATCCTGCCGATGTGCCAGGACACCGGCACCGCCATCGTCTTCGGCAAGAAGGGCCAGCGCGTCTGGGTCGAGGGCGACGAGGAGGAGGCCTTCTCCCACGGCGTCTACCGCACCTACACCGAGACCAACCTGCGCTACTCGCAGATGGCGCCGCTCTCGATGTACGAGGAGCGGAACACCGGCACCAACCTGCCGGTCCAGTGCGACATCATGGCCGCCCCCGGCGAGGCCCATGCCGAGGAATTCGAACTGATGTTCGTCGCCAAGGGCGGCGGCTCCGCCAACAAGAGCTTCCTGTATCAGGAAACGCGGGCGATCCTGAATCCGAAGAAACTTCTCGAATTCATTGAAACCAAAGTAAAAACCCTCGGAACAGCCGCCTGCCCGCCCTATCACCTCGCCATCGTCATCGGCGGCACCTCGGCCGAGACCACGATGAAGACGGTCAAGCTCGCCTCCACCCGCTGGCTCGACTCGCTGCCCACCCAGGGCTCGCCCACCGGCCACGCCTTCCGCGACCTCGAGCTTGAGCGGCAGATCCTGGAAATGACCCGCCGGCTCGGCATCGGCGCGCAGTTCGGCGGCAAGTATTTCTGCCACGACGTCCGGGTGGTCCGCCTGCCCCG
This genomic interval from Acidiphilium multivorum AIU301 contains the following:
- the xseA gene encoding exodeoxyribonuclease VII large subunit, with the protein product MSETTDTATGNLPELTVSELAGAVKRTVETAFGRVRVRGEITEMKTYASGHTYMALKDEGAKIRAIIWRGNAARLGLKPENGVEVIATGRITTYPERSEYQLIIERLDYAGEGALLARIEKLRLRLTEEGLFDAARKRALPLLPRIVGVVSSPQGAVIQDIRTTIARRFPRRIILWPVAVQGEAAAAQIAAAIRGFGALPEAGEVPRPDVLIVARGGGSLEDLMAFNDEEVVRAAASCPIPLISAVGHETDTTLIDFASDRRAPTPTAAAELAVPDRMALAADLAQSGARLTGALTRVTQSVRLRLDRAAAALPDLPSMIGTARQRLDDRGERLALALPRLVAAKRAQAREVAARLVHPREIIAARRHSLALLGQRLAAPAPGLLRENRLRLGALAARLEALSYHATLARGFVMVATPSGDPVTTRRDAGSKRHLVLHFGDGTLGVRPEADRAPPAQTSLDL
- a CDS encoding anti-sigma factor; this translates as MSGSMADDGPDRAGLYVLGLLRGAERREFEAACARDPALAAEVAAWEERLLPLALAVPPVAPGPAVWAAIERATSPRAAAPARRNRLREIWDNLFVWRGIALAGAVAAALLLVLPRGAPGPAMVAVLSAKSGPVFTVAMKTNGALNIAPVGHAAPPAGKVWQLWAVGQGEAPVPIGFVQAGATRLPANDVPARLRRAHTLIAVTVEPPGGSPTGKPDMPIVFAGPLLPVAPTAS
- a CDS encoding RNA polymerase sigma factor, with protein sequence MTSSPGGAVAADEELGRLVEACQAQDAAALRELYRRMSPMLMGVALRLLRDRPQAEEVLQEAFLQVWRNAARFDRARGSAKAWMIGIVRYRALDRIDSERRQPANGGEIPDIAAEMPVAVEDGRALAACLGELPEHWRRAVVLSFVDGYSHSEIAERTDTPLGTVKSWISRALGALKRCLER
- a CDS encoding Fur family transcriptional regulator is translated as METRIERLCVANGLRMTGPRRVIARVLSEVNGHPDVDELHRLAHRLDPRISLATVYRTVRLFEQHGILERRSLGSRRARYEMSGEHDHFHLVDQDSGQVIEFDEPETELLMRKVAARHGFELVSLKIELFGRRLGTAARAPEPAGEAAGP
- a CDS encoding GNAT family N-acetyltransferase — translated: MTAERPMDSLLAFPEIRVGNLGVRLAATAAELDAAQALRFRIFYDELGAHPDAATLASGRDQDAFDAIADHLLVIDHDIADDARGVVGTYRLIRQDALPQGSHFYSADEYDIAPLERFSSRLLELGRSCVDQAHRSRAVMQLLWRGIAAYVFQHGIELMFGCASLHGTDLDDLAPALSYLHAHHLAPAHIRPRALEARYVEMCRLGADEYDARQVLAELPPLIKGYLRLGGFVGDGAVIDWQFNTTDIAVVVQTDLVTEKYYRHYERQSR
- a CDS encoding SspB family protein, with amino-acid sequence MAEDDDTPIPESLLPYDEWTEDALRLVVLRALDHASREGMPGEHHFYITFATAHPGVIMPDRLRAQYPDEMTIVLQHQYRDLSVDAEAQRFSVRLSFGGVPATLDIPLDAITAFADPAVRFGLQFAARVPEAPEEAPAAAPEPAPPPPEQGPAEVVSLDAFRRRPPAKD
- a CDS encoding fumarate hydratase, with amino-acid sequence MNAITKKTPDFAFSTMFPLGHDDTPWRRLDLGGVATIEAAGRTILRIAPETLSALAFQAFHDVSHLLRPGHLRQLRAILDDPEASENDRYVAMEFLKNANIAAGGILPMCQDTGTAIVFGKKGQRVWVEGDEEEAFSHGVYRTYTETNLRYSQMAPLSMYEERNTGTNLPVQCDIMAAPGEAHAEEFELMFVAKGGGSANKSFLYQETRAILNPKKLLEFIETKVKTLGTAACPPYHLAIVIGGTSAETTMKTVKLASTRWLDSLPTQGSPTGHAFRDLELERQILEMTRRLGIGAQFGGKYFCHDVRVVRLPRHGASLPVGIGVSCSADRQIRAKITKEGVFLEQLETDPAKYLPEVTDTHLGGDVVQIDLNRPMADILAELSKHPVKTRVALTGPIVVARDIAHAKLKERLDRGEGLPDYIKNHPVYYAGPAKTPEGMATGSFGPTTAGRMDSYVEEFQAAGGSLVMLAKGNRSRAVRDACKAHGGFYLGSIGGPAAVLARDNIRKVEVLEYPELGMEAVWRIEVENFPAFIVVDDKGNDFFADLA